Genomic window (Mus caroli chromosome 14, CAROLI_EIJ_v1.1, whole genome shotgun sequence):
GAAGCAGAGCTGGGGCTTTTATGATCCATTTcatttcatgtgtgcacacataggtATCTGTCTTCGGGTATGTGCACATGATTTTAGGTGTTGGTAAAGAGCACCTAGAGATGGAGCTACAGGGAGCTGTGAGCCACCCGACTTGTAGTCTCAGGTCCTTTATAAGAGCATCATGTcctttaaccgctgagccctctctccagcctccatagttgggaattacatttttaaatcattttatgtttatttatgggCGTTGTGCCTGCatgatgtgtgtctgtacaccatgtgtgtgcctggtgcccataaaagccagaagagaacgCTAGATTCCCCTGCGCCTAGGCTTATAGACAAACGTGAGTTGCCATCTGAATGccaacctgagtcctctggaggaGCTGCAGTTGCTCCTCACTgtggagtcatctctctagtctcagAGTTGgaggttggtttgtttctttgtttttgagacagggtttctctgtgtagccctggctgtcctggaactcactctgtagaccaggctggcccttcagaaatccgcctgcctctgcctcccaagtactgggattaaaggtgggcgccaccactgcctggcagagaTTTTTATTAAGAGATGTTTTCAACATAGATTTAAAACAAGATGgctaagagaaagaaggaaggaggagctcAGAGAGAAAGTAGGCCATATCTGAGAACACAGGTTCGAGTGcctaattttctctctttctagttCCTGAGGGAAGAAGACCTGGCCTCACTGTCCAGCGGGGCTTTGCCCcacactcactgtgtagcctagactAGCCCCAAATTTTAGATGTTACTGACTCGTCCTCTTTAGTGCTGGTTATAGGCGTGTCCCAGCATGCCTGCTTTCTATTTAACATACTTAAATGTATAGTACAGTTATCATTACATAAATTTCTTTGGGGGGgatgatttttcgagacagggtttctctgtgtagccctggctgtcctggaactcactctgtagaccaggctggccttgaactcagaaattcgcctgcctctgcctcccaagtgctggggttaaaggcggacgccaccacgcccagctaaattCTGTTATCTCTCTCTGTTCTGGTCAGTTTCTATGGGATCGTTTTCATGAATTTCAATGTCTTGTTTATGGATTCTAGATAcctttatattcttatatatgttAGAAATATTCCTGAAGTCACAAGATGCAGAGAAAAGTCTTCCCTAGGGTAATTTTTCTCATTAGCAGCAAAATAACATTTAAGGGCCAAACAGTTCTTTGTTTTCAGAGAGATAATTCTAGTTACCCCCATAGTTttctgctgttttttgttttgaggcagggtctctatgtagatctggctggtatggaacttgctatataaccaggctggccttgaactcatagagatctacttgcctctgtctcctgaatgctaggattaaaaacatttattttggcttatacttctacatCATTGTTCATCACCGAAGGTCAGGATAAGAAtctagaggcaagagctgatgcagtggccagggaggggtgctgtttactggcttgctctaatagcttgctctgcctgctttcttatagaacccagaaccaccaacctagggatggccccacccacaatgggctgggttctccatcatcaatcactaattaagaaaatgctctccaGGCATGCTTACAGCCCAGTCTTTTGTGGAGGCATTTCTCAGCTGGGGTCCCCTCCTCTCAAATTACTCTAACCTGTTGTCAAGTTAGATCAATTCAGGCAGCACAGAGGCTCTCACTATCTAGTCCTCCTAAATTCTCTCTCTGTGGttcactctggccttgaactctctctgtcctcttgcggtggcctccagagtgctgaggttatggtatgtaccaccacagctGGCAACACTATAAGATTTTACCAGCATCTCTAGTGTCTACCTTCTCCATGCTAGTCACCCTCTCCACAAGTAGTGACCATAAAGATTGCATCCACATGCTGAAGGATACCCCTGGAAAGTGAGGAGAATTAGCCGTAGTGGAGAACAAtggtttagattttattttgtccttcTGGTATTGTTGTGTGTTCTTCCTAAAGCCCCATGGGTTGTGAATTATTGTTCAGCCTGGTTGAGATAGGCTTTTTCTTGTCCGTGTGTGAAGTTAGGAAACCTTTTGGATGGTTTCTTTTCCATCTCATGCATGTTCTGATGAGTATTCAAGGGAGACCTTTTGTGGATCTCTGCATAGCCCCATCTGAGGGTCTCTGTTGTATTCAGCCCACAGATACAGTCACAGCcatcagctcagctcagctcagcatgTCTGCCAGGCCTCAGAGAGACACAGGAACCTGTGTCTCACCTTATGGCTCTCCTGGCTTGAACACTTTCAAGGCATTAAGCTGAAGTGATATGAGCTCACCTCAGTTGTTTACtgtcggggtgggggtggctgaTGGTCTAGCATTTTGAGttgttttttcatatattttattgattgattgattattttaaatcagagtaAAATTTGTTCTGCTCTTATATCTTGGCCAGAAGCAGCGGTCCTGCTGATAATTGATATGAATCAGTTATTAAAATGGAAAGCATCCTTGAACATTTATTGACTAAAATTCATTTGGTTTGTATAGAACTAGTAATCTGACATGTTCTTTATTCAAAGTCTTCTGTTCCCTGCAATTCTTGTGGTTCAACATGACTGTTATTAAATGGACCTTAAAGCTTACTATcattttttatattcttctttaaTACATGCTCTCACAGTTGGAGCTAACTATTGGTTACTGTGGCCCTGTAACTATTCTGAAGTAGCACACAATTAAAGGACATGCACTAACCTGATGAGGCAGAGCAGTGGAATGTGTCATGCTTTTAGGGCATTCTCACAGCAGGCTCAAAGGCTGGCTTCTGTGTTACAACTCCAATTATCTAGTGGCTAAAGCATGGGCATCAAAGGCAGCTAGCTTGATTGAAGTTGAAAGAACTGGTGAGTTAGTGTGGGGGAGaaacatgaaagaagagaaaattattttgcTCCGAGTATGAGATGAAATTGTCCTAAGAGCCGTGCTCCAAGGATGGGAGTGACTTGGAACCCGCTGGCGGTGAGCCCTTGGCGAAGGGAAAGGAGCAGAATAGAGATAGAGCGGGGAATGTTGGTTGTTGTAGATGAGGTTTGCTGCTTGGTAACTGCTGCTGAGTTTACAGCACATCTCCTTGGGTATCCAAGTCTGATGATTTAATCAGCACCGGGGGAGGAGGATACAGATGAAGCAGGGAGGATGAAACCACCCAGCAATGAGTGTAAACTCAAACATCGCAGAACCATAGTTAATGGAATTCTACATATGTAACTTTGCAGCAGTGCTCCCTGTAGTAGATGGGTGGTAGGATGTTCATTTTCTAAGAttgggaaagaaaaatgtgagtTGATGATGTCATGctggacatttttgtttttgggtAAATTTTCTCATGTCTGTTTcttatttcctgaatgtttttgaTGGTAGGAGTGAGCTTACTAGTTAAAATGTCTGCTTTTGTTCAGTGATGACAGGCCTTAGACAAGTGTTTATCACCTGCCTTTCACTTCCTTAACCTAGAGAAGCCAGGAAGGTTTTCTGACTCCAGAATGTGTGCTATAAAGCCACAGTGAAGGTTAAATCAGGAGaccagagggaggagaggaagatgatGCTGTCCTGGGTGTTGTAGAAAACCTTTGTCCTGGGGGATACTCATTTGTATTGTTTTGCTTCACTTTTTAAAGCAAGCCTTTTCCCAAATACTATAGTCTAATGAACGTtcacaaaagaaatatataacaCATCTATCCAGAATATTTTACGACACTtgggtttattctttttttttaaaaagctagataGTCACTGTATCATTGTGGATTAAATAAAACCTATCCTGTTTTTAAACAACTCAGAAGGAAATATAGTGAGTTATTTTAAATCTAGAAAACCCACTGGCTTTAATAGTTAAGAAGTAGACACATGAGAAGAAGTTTTTTGTtacccttttctttctcatatagGCCTTTGTCTCCCATGTatctgatacattttaaaaattgaaatagacccaggttttacaaaataaaaagagtataAATAGCTGAGTAAGATCAAAGCAGCAAAAACCATGAGTGCTTTAAAAAGCTGTATTAAGTAGTCTTTTATAACTATAATCTGAGTTTTGCTTCATTGGCATGTcagttttttttcaaactttgacaactaattctaagaagggcctTTTCAGTTCTCCAGTGGGACTCGCAGGGAGGAGCCAGCAGTGTCGGTGCATGCTTTAATCGCAGCTCTCAGGAgtcagagaggcaggtggatctttgtgagtttgaggcaatcctggtctacagatctagttccaggacagcctgggctgcacagaggaGCCCTctctgaaaaacaacaaaactattaGGAACTGAGCTCACAGCTGTTTTTAAACCTTTAATCTGTTAGATAAATTATTTCATAACTAGTAGATAGAAATGTTCAAATCTATCTATATTCAGTTTCCTGGAATAATACCATCTATAATTTGTGTTCTTTTCCTCCTCAAATggagaatttttttctatgacaagacaatttcagaaattaattttttctaatATATCTTTTATagattacattttataaaaagtattaaaatgccCCCTCNCCCCCCCCCCCATTATATCCAGTGCATCATTGTTCTCAGTAGTAATCTTTTGAAGTGATCATGGCTGACATGCTGTGGAAATGCCATTTGTAAAATACCTTTCTATAAAGTGCTAAAGCTGTGGTGGTAGATCAGGGTAGATCACTGCTCTTACCTCTAAGTCCTGGGTTCAGCAACAGCCCTCCATAACACCAGAACCGTTGCTGTCAGCCTCATAAAAGTGCTAATCTATTGGAATCACTCGTTGCTAAATCACTTTTGTTTCTCTGACTAGAGATGCCAGTGGGGGCAGTATAGATACTTTATTGTGTTTTGGTATGTGTACTTGCATTTGGTTTTTAATGAAGATGTTGAACTACattcaaggttttgttttgtttccctgttttcccttgacaggaagtggagaaagaaatgGCAGGTCCTAGTCAACTCTGCATTCGCCGCTGGACTACCAAGCATGTGGCTGTGTGGCTGAAGGACGAAGGTTTCTTTGAGTATGTGGACATTTTATGCAACAAGCACCGCCTTGATGGAATCACGTTGCTCACGCTGACTGAATATGATCTCCGTTCTCCTCCTCTGGAAATCAAAGTCCTAGGAGACATTAAACGGTTAATGCTCTCAGTCCGAAAATTGCAGAAAATACATATTGATGTTTTGGAAGAGATGGGCTACAACAGTGACAGTCCTATGAGTCCCATGACTCCATTCCTTAGTGCTCTTCAGAGTGCAGACTGGCTCTGTAACGGAGAGCCCACTCACAGCTGTGATGGGCCCATCCCTGACTTGAGTTCTGATCAGTACCAGTACATGAATGGCAAAAACAAACATTCTGCTCGAAGACTGGACCCAGAGTACTGGAAGACCATCCTGAGTTGTGTATATGTCTTTATAGTATTTGGGTTTACGTCTTTCATTATGGTTATCGTTCATGAGCGAGTGCCTGACATGCAGACCTACCCACCACTCCCAGATATATTCCTGGACAGGTGAGTTTTGTTTCTAGATGCTGCGTTTATAGAAGTTTCTAGACTCACACAGTGGTAGTAAGTAGGGTAATTGCATTGTGGTTAGAGCTGGCATGTGTGCTCCATTTGCTGTGTTTGGTGCCATCAAAGGATATGCTTTgctaagcatggtggctcatacctgtactCTGGAAACTGAGATAGGCGGGCCACAGATTCAAATTCTGGGCAGTGTGTGAGAGATACTTTGTTAGGAAGCTGTTTGTAATGggctattttatattaattaaatttatttgtaatagtaCAAATTAATTCAGGGATTGATTCTGTTCTTATTATATACTGAATAAAACtaagtatatattaaataaaaataaatagtttgattatgaaaaacaaacaaacaaaaagaacagtaaGGTTTTTACATCagtgatctttaaaaataaggagTACCACCTTGCTTTCCATTGCTATTGATTGAGCCCAGGGCAGAGTGCACATTGAGCTACGTTTGCAGCTATCTTGTGGGGATATCAAAAAGAGTAATGAGACCGCCTGTTCCAAGGAATAGTATTCTAGTTGGTACCCAGCCTGCTCACCTCTTAGTGTATTCtcagaattcttttatttatttatttatttaagtacactgtagctgtcttcagacactgcagaagagagcatcagatttcgttacggatggttgtgagccaccatgtggttgctgggatttgaactcaggacctttggaagagcagtcggcgctcttaaccactgagcgatctcaccagccccttattgTATTCTCAATAAACtattcttcctgttttttttttttttttaagatagtaatggattttaaaggaaaacactcTATGACTGGAACAGATGAGAAATACTGGATGAGAAATGAGACTGTGTCTGCATCCGTCAATGTGCAGCTGATTCTGGCAAGCTATTAGTGGGTGCTAATATCCATTTGATGGACAACCGCAGAGCAGCAGCATATTCACATGATTGAAGGGCCAATTTCCACATTACTCCATTGCAGAGGAAACAGTGCTGGAACCTGACAAAGGTCATCGTTAACCACGTGGTCAGATCCACCATCACAGTGGAGCAAACTGAACCTAGGCACTGGATAGGATGTTCAAAGCATCACCTCGATGATATTCTGATAATCTCACTCCTCAGAAAACTTTAACCTAAATTTGATCATTAGGAGATAGATATACAAAAAGGAACATTGTGCATAATAGCTGATCTAGATTCTCCagaaatgtcataataaaacccAGGGGGAATCATGAGGGAAATTGAAGGGACATGTTAATTGAAtcctaatcaagaaaatgtagtTGCAAAGGACATGTTGAGGATAATTAAAAAGTATGACCATGGCTGCATATTAGCCGATGATGCAGAGTCAGTCCTGCAGTTCTCAGGGAGCAGATGCCTGAAGGTCCATCCCTGTTCTCAGAGATATGTGTAGTTAGAGGGAGGTGTATCTGTAACTTACTCTGGAGGAATCTAAATGTGTGAAATGAAGCAATAtggcaaaaatattaaatacaaataattgGGTGACTTAAGAGTAGTAAgtactgccgggcgtggtggcacatgcctctaatcccagcactcgggaggcagaggcaggcggatttctgagttcgaggccagcctggtctacagagtgagttccaggatagccagggctatgcagagaaaccctgtcttgaaaaaccaaaaaaaagaaagaaagaaagaaaaaaagagtagtaAGTACTTATTCTTGTAAGTTTTTCAGATGgaccaggattttttttccatataaattgATGATAGTAAGAGGGCACAGGAGTTGGAAACAATCAGATCATTGCTATAAGGTCAGTGAAGGATTACAAAGAAGTAGGCTTAGAGCTTGATCACGGGGCCTTTGTTTGGGGAGACTGTATTGTAAGATGGTGTACTGCTTGTAGGGATGAActggggtttgtttggttttgttttttatctatttttatatgttatgcctaaacatttatattttatgttaataaatatatttataatatatgccATAATTACATATTATGCTTGAAGTTATGAGAAGAAATAGTAATAATGTCAAGGTTTGGTTTATAATCATGAGTGTAGGTTGCTATGATAAGGCAAAGGGCAAGACCataggaagagaaataaaaatagaagggaGGAAGAATGCCATTATATGCCGTTGTACCAGGAGGAGTaatgggagatggggaggaagaggcagggagagcatCAGTAAGACAGAGAAATCTGTTTAAATAGAGGCTTTCATTGGATCTAGAAAGTTACAAGGAGTTTTACAGGAAAGAGTTTCAGTATAACTTTTGTATGAATATAAGTTTATATTGACTAAAAGCTTAAGAACAGCTGTTCTTAAGCAAAATTATTAAATAGTGGATGAGAGACACGAAGGAAGCAgggtgtagagtgtgtgtgtgcattatgaaGATTTACTGTGGGATGAAATAGAGTAAACTCCCTCTGGGGAGCAGGAATTAGCATTAGTTTTGAGAAGGAAGTAGATTTACTTTTTTCCTAAGTTTGTaaaattgtgtgtctgtgtgtgtgtgtgtgtgtgtgtaattttgtgGGGGCAGAGTCTCAccgtgtagccctggttgtccttgaactcttttttttcttaacttttttttatacacattggtgttttgcctgcatgtatgtttgtgtgagggttccagatctcctggaactggaattacagacagttgtgagctgccctgtgggtgctggggattgtaCTCGGGTCCTTTGGTgcgcttaacctctgagccatttctccaggcccctgtccttgaactcttcttgtagaccaggctggcctcaaactcagagatttctgcctcctaagtgctaagaaCAAAGGTATTTGCCTACCACGAGTGGCTTAtgtatattattaataaattttaaggGTATCATGGCACATGCCCTTGGTTCTAGCAAATCAAACATTTGCTGATAATATATCATAAATTTATCTCCAGATAATTCTTTTGGCATGCATATAATTTTGCTATTAAGTTGAGAAGGCAAGTGTACATAATACTACgttggctgaatatttgatacttGAGGACAGAGGGatcttctttgtttctcagagTTCAtcagtgttatttatttatttatttatttatagtcctCAATTCTAAGACTCCCCCCACATAAATTCATAATACAAAATGCTGAGTTCAGGATCAGTTAGAAATTGTTAAATCTATTCTAACCAAGAGCCAAAATTCATGTAAcaattctttgttgtttttttttttttttttaagacaaagtttctctgtgtatcccagcTACCTAggaactcattttgtagtccTTGCTTGCCTTGAACTcgagatcccctgcctctgcctcttgagttctagatctaaaggtgtgtgacactaccttttttttttttaaatgacactcAACAGCAGTTTTtttaactgtttgtttgtttgttattgtttgttttttgttttttaaggcagggtttctctgtgtagccctggttgtcctggaactctttgtagagcaagctggccttgaactcagattcatctacctgtgcctcccaagtgctgagatgaaaggcatgtaCCAGTGCCACCCAGCAATAACAACCCAAGAATGTGGTAGCTTGTTGCTTACATGCTAAGGAGTAGCAAATAGAAAAATGGGTGATTGCGTGTCTGTTCTCTCCGAGCAGAAGACTTGGTAAACTAACATATAGCAGCCTTTGAATCTGAGCTGAGGTGTTACGGCAGCATTCACTAGTGTTGGATGCAGCAGTGGCATGCAGTTGGAAGAACATGTTTGTGTTCAGAACCAAGACTGCAGTAAAGTTGTGCAGTGCACTGTTGGCTAGGTGGGCACCTCCAGAAACACCTCAGACTCATTACTTGTTAGATGAGGACTTGGTTTTTGGTTGTTCTCAGTTCAGAAAACTTTGACTGTAAGCcattttttccttatttgtttccttcttgtGTATTCACTTGTAAGCTCCCTCACTCATTCAGTCCTAAACCTGCAGTTTCAGAAGTTgggtgctgggctggagagatggctcagagggctcAGAGTGTCATGTGTACCGCACTTGCAAAGGACCTATGCCCACTCCAGGCAGCTTGCAGTTGCTGTAACTCAAACTCCAAGGGCTCTGAGgctcttttctagtttcctcaaTCTCctgtattcacatgcacacagatacacatatatacatagacatagttaaaaacaaagtctgctgtttttttttttttttaaaaaagcagttgTGTGCAATagagtgggagggaagggttGTTTCTTTATAGAGAACTACTCCAGGAAGTCTGCGACAGCGAGTAGGTTCTGATGAGTGCAATACCCTTTGAAGCAGATTTTCTACTCCCTAGGCTTTGCAGATATTTCCTAAGAGAAGTGACGTTCTACAGAGCAGTTCTGAGGTTGCTGTTCGAAAAGTGTTGAGTTGCAGGGTGCATCTGCATGTGTTCAGTTCCAGAAAGAACTGTTTTTCTGTTGCAGTGTTCCTAGGATCCCGTGGGCCTTCTCCATGACTGAAGTGTGTGGCGTGATTCTGTGCTACATTTGGATCCTGGTTCTCCTTCTTCACAAGCACAGGTATTCACCGATTCCTTGAGACTGGAAATGGCTGACTCTCATGTAGGATTGTCAAGCCCAGTCCTTCGCTCTGCATTTCCCTGGAAGATTTCCTTCTATTCAGTGACATAGGAAAATTGGGTTTAGTTTTAAAAGGTCGTGAGACCAATAAGTTTAGTAATATTGTACATGTATTTTATAAGCAAAAGGATAATCGGCCTTAGTCAGTCAGTCCTTGCTAGTCTATGTCTGCCTCTTGCTCCTTGTCCGCCTTTCCTTAGACATAAGCTAGGAATGCCACTTCtatagaaagacagaaatactTCCGAGGCCAGTGTTTGGTTAAGTGTTTGAATGGAGGAGGGAAAGCCCATTAAACAAGACTGTCTTCTGTGCTCTGTATATCTGAGATGGTAGAGAAGTTGCTAGCTGGAGAGAGAGGGCTTCTCGGCAATTTCATCAAGAAGTAACCAAGGGAAGGCATTTTAAACAATTATAAAGACAGCAAGGAAGGCATAAGGGTAAGAAGGCgccttttgctgaaaggaccctgatatagctgtctcgtgtgaggctatgccagtgcctgNNNNNNNNNNNNNNNNNNNNNNNNNNNNNNNNNNNNNNNNNNNNNNNNNNNNNNNNNNNNNNNNNNNNNNNNNNNNNNNNNNNNNNNNNNNNNNNNNNNNNNNNNNNNNNNNNNNNNNNNNNNNNNNNNNNNNNNNNNNNNNNNNNNNNNNNNNNNNNNNNNNNNNNNNNNNNNNNNNNNNNNNNNNNNNNNNNNNNNNNNNNNNNNNNNNNNNNNNNNNNNNNNNNNNNNNNNNNNNNNNNNNNNNNNNNNNNNNNNNNNNNNNNNNNNNNNNNNNNNNNNNNNNNNNNNNNNNNNNNNNNNNNNNNNNNNNNNNNNNNNNNNNNNNNNNNNNNNNNNNNNNNNNNNNNNNNNNNNNNNNNNNNNNNNNNNNNNNNNNNNNNNNNNNNNNNNNNNNNNNNNNNNNNNNNNNNNNNNNNNNNNNNNNNNNNNNNNNNNNNNNNNNNNNNNNNNNNNNNNNNNNNNNNNNNNNNNNNNNNNNNNNNNNNNNNNNNNNNNNNNNNNNNNNNNNNNNNNNNNNNNNNNNNNNNNNNNNNNNNNNNNNNNNNNNNNNNNNNNNNNNNNNNNNNNNNNNNNNNNNNNNNNNNNNNNNNNNNNNNNNNNNNNNNNNNNNNNNNNNNNNNNNNNNNNNNNNNNNNNNNNNNNNNNNNNNNNNNNNNNNNNNNNNNNNNNNNNNNNNNNNNNNNNNNNNNNNNNNNNNNNNNNNNNNNNNNNNNNNNNNNNNNNNNNNNNNNNNNNNNNNNNNNNNNNNNNNNNNNNNNNNNNNNNNNNNNNNNNNNNNNNNNNNNNNNNNNNNNNNNNNNNNNNNNNNNNNNNNNNNNNNNNNNNNNNNNNNNNNNNNNNNNNNNNNNNNNNNNNNNNNNNNNNNNNNNNNNNNNNNNNNNNNNNNNNNNNNNNNNNNNNNNNNNNNNNNNNNNNNNNNNNNNNNNNNNNNNNNNNNNNNNNNNNNNNNNNNNNNNNNNNNNNNNNNNNNNNNNNNNNNNNNNNNNNNNNNNNNNNNNNNNNNNNNNNNNNNNNNNNNNNNNNNNNNNNNNNNNNNNNNNNNNNNNNNNNNNNNNNNNNNNNNNNNNNNNNNNNNNNNNNNNNNNNNNNNNNNNNNNNNNNNNNNNNNNNNNNNNNNNNNNNNNNNNNNNNNNNNNNNNNNNNNNNNNNNNNNNNNNNNNNNNNNNNNNNNNNNNNNNNNNNNNNNNNNNNNNNNNNNNNNNNNNNNNNNNNNNNNNNNNNNNNNNNNNNNNNNNNNNNNNNNNNNNNNNNNNNNNNNNNNNNNNNNNNNNNNNNNNNNNNNNNNNNNNNNNNNNNNNNNNNNNNNNNNNNNNNNNNNNNNNNNNNNNNNNNNNNNNNNNNNNNNNNNNNNNNNNNNNNNNNNNNNNNNNNNNNNNNNNNNNNNNNNNNNNNNNNNNNNNNNNNNNNNNNNNNNNNNNNNNNNNNNNNNNNNNNNNNNNNNNNNNNNNNNNNNNNNNNNNNNNNNNNNNNNNNNNNNNNNNNNNNNNNNNNNNNNNNNNNNNNNNNNNNNNNNNNNNNNNNNNNNNNNNNNNNNNNNNNNNNNNNNNNNNNNNNNNNNNNNNNNNNNNNNNNNNNNNNNNNNNNNNNNNNNNNNNNNNNNNNNNNNNNNNNNNNNNNNNNNNNNNNNNNNNNNNNNNNNNNNNNNNNNNNNNNNNNNNNNNNNNNNNNNNNNNNNNNNNNNNNNNNNNNNNNNNNNNNNNNNNNNNNNNNNNNNNNNNNNNNNNNNNNNNNNNNNNNNNNNNNNNNNNNNNNNNNNNNNNNNNNNNNNNNNNNNNNNNNNNNNNNNNNNNNNNNNNNNNNNNNNNNNNNNNNNNNNNNNNNNNNNNNNNNNNNNNNNNNNNNNNNNNNNNNNNNNNNNNNNNNNNNNNNNNNNNNNNNNNNNNNNNNNNNNNNNNNNNNNNNNNNNNNNNNNNNNNNNNNNNNNNNNNNNNNNNNNN
Coding sequences:
- the Samd8 gene encoding sphingomyelin synthase-related protein 1 isoform X3, coding for MRGEIGGRLQPREVEKEMAGPSQLCIRRWTTKHVAVWLKDEGFFEYVDILCNKHRLDGITLLTLTEYDLRSPPLEIKVLGDIKRLMLSVRKLQKIHIDVLEEMGYNSDSPMSPMTPFLSALQSADWLCNGEPTHSCDGPIPDLSSDQYQYMNGKNKHSARRLDPEYWKTILSCVYVFIVFGFTSFIMVIVHERVPDMQTYPPLPDIFLDSVPRIPWAFSMTEVCGVILCYIWILVLLLHKHRSILLRRLCSLMGTVFLLRCFTMFVTSLSVPGQHLQCTGKIYGSVWEKLRRAFAIWSGFGMTLTGVHTCGDYMFSGHTVVLTMLNFFVTEYTPRSWNFLHTLSWVLNLFGIFFILAAHEHYSIDVFIAFYITTRLFLYYHTLANTRAYHQSRRARIWFPMFSFFECNVNGTVPNEYCWPFSKPAIMKRLIG
- the Samd8 gene encoding sphingomyelin synthase-related protein 1 isoform X2; this encodes MAGPSQLCIRRWTTKHVAVWLKDEGFFEYVDILCNKHRLDGITLLTLTEYDLRSPPLEIKVLGDIKRLMLSVRKLQKIHIDVLEEMGYNSDSPMSPMTPFLSALQSADWLCNGEPTHSCDGPIPDLSSDQYQYMNGKNKHSARRLDPEYWKTILSCVYVFIVFGFTSFIMVIVHERVPDMQTYPPLPDIFLDSVPRIPWAFSMTEVCGVILCYIWILVLLLHKHRSILLRRLCSLMGTVFLLRCFTMFVTSLSVPGQHLQCTGKIYGSVWEKLRRAFAIWSGFGMTLTGVHTCGDYMFSGHTVVLTMLNFFVTEYTPRSWNFLHTLSWVLNLFGIFFILAAHEHYSIDVFIAFYITTRLFLYYHTLANTRAYHQSRRARIWFPMFSFFECNVNGTVPNEYCWPFSKPAIMKRLIG